From Nonlabens sp. Ci31, the proteins below share one genomic window:
- a CDS encoding anhydro-N-acetylmuramic acid kinase codes for MNHQYYNVLGIMSGTSLDGIDIAHVALVRKESWSFQIHRAETLPYSSEIKQQLAEAITYSKEEVEKLNLKYTKYLAEKILYFIDAHKIDKLVAVCSHGHTIFHQPQENYTLQIGNLPELAQLINQRVVCDYRVQDVALHGQGAPLVPIGDRLLFGAYDYCLNLGGFANMSFEQNTQRIAYDLCPVNVVLNHYALKLGKEYDAGGAFAKAGTVQNLVLEQLNSLDYYHQKAPKSLGIEWVNATIFQILDQIADTCDIIATFTEHVAVQIARQLQPEKNLFITGGGAFNTYLIDSISKHTTAKIIIPDAIIVENKEALIFGLLGVLKLRNQNNCLSSVTGADRDHSSGHIYVP; via the coding sequence ATGAATCATCAGTACTATAACGTTTTAGGAATCATGTCTGGCACCTCGCTGGACGGCATTGATATCGCACACGTCGCATTAGTACGTAAAGAGTCCTGGAGCTTTCAGATTCACAGGGCAGAAACGCTCCCATATTCCAGCGAAATAAAGCAACAGCTTGCTGAAGCGATTACCTATAGTAAGGAAGAAGTTGAAAAGCTAAATCTAAAATACACCAAATATCTGGCAGAAAAAATCCTCTATTTTATCGATGCCCATAAAATAGATAAGCTAGTAGCAGTTTGCTCTCATGGACATACTATTTTCCATCAACCTCAAGAGAACTACACACTTCAAATAGGAAATCTTCCAGAGTTGGCCCAACTTATCAATCAGCGAGTGGTTTGTGATTATAGGGTTCAGGATGTTGCCCTACATGGTCAGGGAGCTCCTTTAGTTCCCATAGGCGACCGATTGTTATTCGGGGCCTATGATTATTGTTTAAATCTGGGCGGTTTTGCAAACATGAGTTTTGAGCAAAATACACAACGTATCGCTTACGACCTTTGTCCAGTAAATGTCGTTCTCAACCATTATGCTTTGAAATTGGGTAAGGAGTACGATGCAGGTGGCGCTTTCGCGAAAGCGGGAACTGTACAAAATTTAGTACTAGAACAGTTAAACTCCTTAGACTATTACCATCAAAAGGCCCCTAAATCACTGGGGATCGAGTGGGTAAATGCTACTATTTTTCAAATTCTCGATCAGATAGCCGATACCTGCGATATCATAGCCACATTTACAGAACATGTTGCGGTGCAAATTGCAAGACAATTACAACCAGAAAAAAATTTGTTTATCACTGGTGGTGGAGCCTTTAACACTTACTTAATCGATTCCATAAGTAAGCATACCACCGCTAAAATTATAATTCCAGACGCTATTATCGTAGAAAATAAAGAAGCATTGATCTTTGGGCTTTTAGGCGTTTTAAAATTGCGCAATCAGAACAATTGTCTTTCTAGTGTTACAGGAGCAGATCGAGATCACAGCAGCGGTCACATTTATGTACCTTAA
- a CDS encoding Glu/Leu/Phe/Val dehydrogenase dimerization domain-containing protein, with protein sequence MKELLKRYENADPEIVFHWNDPETNAEGWTVINSLRGGAAGGGTRMRKGLDKNEVLSLAKTMEIKFTVSGPAIGGAKSGINFDPQDPRKKGVLERWYKAVSPLLKSYYGTGGDLNVDEIHEVIPMTEDCGVWHPQEGVFNGHFAPSEADKINRIGQLRQGVIKVIENPSFSPDVSRKYTVADMITGYGVAEAVKHFYDIYGGDVKGKRAVVQGFGNVGSAAAFYLSQMGAKVVGIIDQVGGLINEDGFSFEEITELFLHKHGNNLRSKELIPFEEVNDRIWKIKTEIFAPCAASRLISQDQINQMIAAGLEVISCGANVPFADKEIFFGSIMEHTDEQVSLIPDFISNCGMARVFAYFMERRVQMTDESIFNDTSMTIRNAIQNTFNNNSSKKQISSTAFEIALKQLV encoded by the coding sequence ATGAAGGAGCTTCTTAAACGTTATGAAAACGCCGATCCTGAAATTGTTTTTCACTGGAATGATCCAGAGACTAATGCTGAAGGGTGGACGGTCATCAACAGTTTACGTGGTGGTGCTGCCGGTGGCGGTACCCGAATGAGAAAAGGGCTTGATAAAAATGAAGTACTTTCTCTTGCCAAAACCATGGAAATTAAGTTTACCGTTTCTGGCCCAGCAATAGGTGGTGCCAAATCGGGAATAAATTTTGACCCACAAGACCCTCGTAAAAAAGGTGTTTTAGAACGCTGGTATAAAGCAGTTTCTCCTTTACTGAAAAGTTATTACGGCACCGGTGGAGACCTTAATGTAGATGAAATCCACGAAGTTATTCCCATGACAGAAGACTGTGGGGTATGGCACCCGCAAGAAGGTGTTTTTAACGGGCATTTTGCTCCTAGTGAGGCAGATAAGATCAACCGAATAGGGCAGTTGCGTCAAGGGGTGATTAAAGTGATTGAAAACCCATCATTTTCTCCAGACGTTTCAAGAAAATATACAGTGGCCGATATGATCACTGGCTATGGAGTTGCAGAAGCGGTAAAACACTTCTATGATATTTATGGAGGAGATGTAAAAGGAAAACGTGCTGTTGTGCAAGGATTTGGTAATGTAGGAAGTGCAGCTGCCTTTTACCTTTCTCAAATGGGGGCAAAAGTAGTGGGAATCATAGATCAAGTAGGAGGGCTGATCAATGAAGATGGTTTTAGTTTTGAAGAAATTACAGAGTTGTTTCTCCATAAACATGGAAACAACTTAAGGTCCAAAGAATTAATTCCCTTTGAAGAAGTGAACGACCGCATCTGGAAAATAAAGACAGAAATTTTTGCACCATGTGCAGCCTCTAGATTGATTTCGCAAGATCAAATTAACCAAATGATTGCTGCTGGTTTAGAAGTTATTTCTTGCGGTGCAAATGTACCTTTTGCCGATAAAGAAATCTTCTTCGGCTCGATAATGGAACATACAGATGAGCAGGTAAGTTTGATACCTGATTTTATATCTAACTGTGGTATGGCAAGAGTATTTGCCTACTTTATGGAACGTCGCGTGCAAATGACAGATGAGTCTATCTTTAATGATACCAGTATGACCATACGCAACGCCATCCAAAATACATTTAATAACAATAGCTCCAAAAAACAAATCAGTTCTACTGCATTTGAAATCGCTCTTAAACAACTAGTTTGA
- the nhaB gene encoding sodium/proton antiporter NhaB → MKYFLGNSPKWFKLTMISFLIFNVLGYFTLSGTVMGWIFIGEFIFCLAMALKCYPLQSGGLLAIQVLALGLTHPMYKIDENTHQPVLDELGNHITGGVYAEVSQNLEVILLLVFMVAGIYFMKPLLMYIFVKLFTKIKSKLALSLVFLLLSAVLSAFLDALTVTAVLISVGIGFYNVYHKIHSSDLDLDKDSTLDREQLSGKTLEEFRSFLRSLIMHGVVGTALGGVSTIVGEPQNLLIGSKMGWDFIEFFKVMTVVTMPVLAAGILTTIFLETTKTFGFGQKMPPVVRNIIKGWMEKRDEERTDKEKYALVVQAISAVLLITGLALHVAPVGFIGLALIVVQTAFIGIIDEHSLGKAFEEALPFTGLLVVFFVIVAMIHDQHLFAPIIEWALSQDPASQPAIFYLANGFLSMISDNVFVATVYINEVSTAYEAGTITREQYEHLAIAINTGTNLPSVATPNGQAAFLFLLTSALAPLINLSYGKMVKMAFPYTVVLTLVGLACVVLFL, encoded by the coding sequence ATGAAATATTTTTTAGGTAACAGCCCTAAATGGTTCAAGTTAACCATGATCTCTTTTTTAATTTTTAATGTCCTAGGTTACTTTACTTTGAGTGGTACGGTGATGGGATGGATTTTCATAGGGGAATTTATCTTTTGTCTAGCTATGGCTTTAAAGTGTTATCCATTACAATCTGGTGGGTTACTAGCCATACAAGTATTGGCATTGGGGTTGACACATCCCATGTATAAAATTGACGAGAATACACATCAACCTGTGCTAGATGAATTAGGAAATCATATCACGGGGGGAGTATATGCAGAGGTGTCTCAAAACCTTGAAGTAATTCTTCTTCTTGTTTTCATGGTCGCGGGTATTTACTTTATGAAGCCGTTACTGATGTATATTTTTGTAAAACTGTTTACAAAGATCAAATCTAAACTAGCTTTATCGCTCGTATTTCTTTTATTAAGTGCGGTATTATCTGCCTTTTTAGATGCTTTAACAGTTACTGCGGTGCTGATAAGTGTGGGAATAGGCTTTTATAACGTGTACCATAAAATTCATTCTAGTGATCTTGATCTCGATAAAGACAGCACCTTAGACAGGGAGCAGTTAAGCGGTAAAACCCTAGAGGAATTTCGGTCTTTTTTACGTAGTTTGATAATGCACGGTGTCGTAGGTACTGCGCTAGGAGGCGTTTCTACGATTGTAGGAGAGCCTCAAAACCTATTGATAGGTTCTAAAATGGGGTGGGATTTTATAGAGTTCTTTAAGGTAATGACTGTGGTAACCATGCCAGTTTTAGCAGCGGGTATCTTAACAACCATATTTCTAGAAACGACTAAAACTTTTGGTTTTGGTCAGAAAATGCCTCCTGTAGTAAGAAATATTATTAAGGGATGGATGGAAAAAAGAGACGAAGAGCGCACGGATAAAGAGAAATATGCACTTGTAGTTCAGGCGATATCTGCTGTTTTATTAATTACGGGTCTTGCTCTTCACGTAGCGCCAGTAGGATTTATAGGATTAGCTTTGATCGTTGTTCAAACGGCTTTTATAGGAATTATTGATGAGCACAGTCTAGGTAAAGCTTTTGAAGAAGCACTTCCTTTTACGGGTCTATTAGTAGTGTTTTTTGTGATAGTTGCGATGATTCATGATCAGCATTTATTTGCTCCTATTATAGAATGGGCATTGAGTCAGGATCCAGCAAGCCAGCCGGCAATTTTCTATCTAGCAAATGGGTTTTTAAGTATGATTTCTGACAACGTATTTGTGGCGACGGTGTACATCAACGAGGTAAGTACCGCTTACGAGGCAGGCACTATCACAAGAGAACAATATGAACACCTTGCGATAGCTATTAATACAGGTACCAACCTACCTAGTGTGGCTACACCTAACGGGCAGGCGGCATTTTTGTTCTTGCTAACCTCTGCACTGGCACCTTTAATCAACTTATCTTATGGTAAGATGGTAAAGATGGCATTTCCGTATACCGTTGTTTTGACATTGGTAGGTTTAGCATGTGTGGTGTTATTTTTATAA
- a CDS encoding MotA/TolQ/ExbB proton channel family protein, producing the protein MNLLFQETAEVTIEAAPLVNEESQSLLGLITAGGPSGTVIIGVLILLLFFALYIYFERLLKIRASSKIDSNFMLQIKDHITNGRLDSAKMLCAKEDSPVARLTEKGISRIGSPLEDINSAIENAGRLEVYKLEKNVSMLATIAGAAPMIGFLGTVIGMVIAFKTLADAGGSADMGSLAGGIYTAMITTVAGLIVGIVAYIGYNHLVVKTDKVVHQMEENASDFLDLLNEPA; encoded by the coding sequence ATGAACCTACTTTTTCAAGAAACCGCAGAAGTTACAATAGAGGCAGCTCCACTTGTAAATGAAGAATCTCAATCTTTATTAGGCCTAATCACCGCTGGAGGTCCTTCTGGTACAGTGATTATAGGCGTATTGATCCTTCTATTATTTTTTGCTCTTTATATCTACTTTGAACGTCTTTTGAAGATAAGGGCCAGTTCAAAAATTGACAGCAATTTTATGTTACAGATAAAAGACCATATTACTAATGGTCGTCTAGACAGTGCAAAAATGCTTTGTGCAAAGGAAGATTCTCCTGTAGCACGACTTACAGAAAAAGGAATAAGCCGTATAGGTTCTCCTCTTGAAGATATCAATAGTGCTATTGAAAATGCGGGTAGACTTGAGGTGTATAAACTCGAGAAAAATGTAAGCATGCTGGCAACTATAGCTGGTGCAGCCCCTATGATTGGGTTTTTAGGTACTGTTATAGGAATGGTTATCGCTTTTAAAACTCTAGCAGACGCTGGAGGTAGTGCAGACATGGGTAGTCTTGCAGGTGGTATTTACACTGCTATGATTACTACTGTTGCTGGACTTATAGTAGGTATCGTTGCCTACATCGGTTACAACCATTTAGTAGTTAAAACAGATAAAGTGGTGCATCAAATGGAAGAAAATGCATCTGACTTCTTAGATCTTTTAAATGAACCAGCTTAA
- a CDS encoding ExbD/TolR family protein: protein MNLRGRNKVSPEFSMSSMTDIVFLLLVFFLLTSPSITPEALDLLLPSAGGKTQTQGKVTVSISKDGVFYVDATQATEEDLETRILSVLLGKEKPTIMLRSDKDAAVSHSVRVMDIANRNKIQIVLAVKNN from the coding sequence ATGAATTTAAGAGGTAGAAATAAGGTAAGTCCAGAATTCTCGATGTCGTCCATGACTGATATCGTGTTTTTGCTTTTGGTATTCTTTTTGCTTACATCTCCATCGATAACTCCGGAGGCTTTGGATCTATTGCTTCCTAGCGCTGGCGGGAAAACGCAAACTCAAGGTAAAGTGACCGTAAGCATATCAAAAGACGGTGTTTTTTATGTGGATGCAACACAGGCCACAGAAGAAGATTTAGAAACTAGAATCCTATCTGTACTGCTGGGGAAAGAAAAACCTACCATCATGCTGCGGTCTGATAAAGATGCTGCGGTAAGCCATTCGGTTAGAGTTATGGATATAGCAAATAGGAATAAAATTCAAATTGTACTTGCTGTAAAAAACAATTAG
- a CDS encoding bifunctional folylpolyglutamate synthase/dihydrofolate synthase, which produces MYQRAGKIAYKADLKNSISLDQHLAHPHTFYKTIHLAGTNGKGSTSHMLASVLQEAGYKVGLYTSPHLKDFRERIRINGEMCSEQFVVDFVGQNKSFFKDHQLSFFEMTVGMAFQYFKEQKVDVAVIETGLGGRLDSTNIITPVVTAITNIDKDHTAILGNTYLKIAAEKAGIIKKNIPVVIGEKRNHLKKLFKEKATSLNSPAYFIDHRTARQATDLKGDYQASNVRVAQKVTELLRKEGFTISSDALKTGLLNVVRNTNLRGRYEVVSQAPKTILDTAHNVAGIRLLIHQIKAEKFKELHIILGMVSDKDATSVIKLLPKTAFYYISKPDIPRGMEIEVLGNHLNSFHLDFESFDTINQAFKAAQKRASKADVILATGSTFVVAEII; this is translated from the coding sequence ATGTACCAAAGAGCAGGGAAAATAGCCTATAAAGCAGATCTGAAAAACAGTATCAGTCTTGATCAGCACTTAGCTCATCCACATACATTTTATAAAACGATACATCTAGCAGGGACTAATGGCAAAGGTTCTACCAGCCATATGCTTGCTAGTGTATTACAAGAAGCTGGTTATAAGGTAGGACTTTATACATCGCCACACCTCAAAGATTTCAGAGAGCGTATCAGGATAAATGGAGAAATGTGTTCAGAACAATTTGTAGTGGACTTTGTGGGTCAAAATAAATCCTTTTTTAAAGACCATCAACTGTCCTTTTTTGAAATGACCGTAGGAATGGCTTTTCAATATTTTAAAGAACAAAAGGTAGATGTCGCGGTTATTGAAACCGGATTAGGAGGTCGACTTGATTCCACTAATATCATTACGCCTGTTGTGACTGCTATTACTAATATTGATAAAGATCACACCGCCATATTAGGAAATACCTATTTAAAAATCGCAGCGGAAAAAGCTGGAATCATTAAAAAAAATATTCCAGTAGTGATTGGAGAAAAAAGGAATCATTTAAAAAAGCTTTTTAAAGAAAAAGCGACATCTTTAAATAGCCCTGCTTATTTTATCGATCACAGAACTGCTCGCCAAGCTACAGACCTGAAAGGTGACTATCAAGCATCCAATGTTAGAGTGGCTCAAAAAGTAACCGAGCTTTTGAGAAAAGAAGGTTTTACTATATCTTCCGATGCTTTGAAAACCGGCTTGCTCAACGTTGTTAGAAACACGAATTTAAGAGGCAGGTATGAAGTTGTCAGTCAAGCTCCTAAAACCATACTAGATACAGCGCATAACGTCGCTGGAATACGACTTCTTATACATCAAATCAAAGCAGAGAAGTTTAAAGAGCTGCATATAATTCTAGGGATGGTAAGCGATAAGGACGCCACTAGTGTTATAAAGCTCTTGCCCAAAACAGCATTTTATTATATCTCTAAGCCAGATATTCCAAGGGGAATGGAAATAGAAGTATTAGGGAATCATTTGAATTCGTTTCATTTGGATTTTGAGAGTTTTGATACTATAAATCAAGCCTTTAAAGCCGCTCAGAAAAGAGCTTCAAAAGCCGATGTCATTTTGGCGACAGGAAGCACATTTGTAGTAGCTGAAATTATTTAA
- a CDS encoding LytR/AlgR family response regulator transcription factor translates to MPHKIKVYLLEDEIITQELLKRNLEKLQFEVCGMATNAETALQEIQLLQPDIAILDIRVHGEKTGVWLGNQLTIPFLYLTAFHDTKTIKNAITTKPSSYLVKPFNTNDLYIALELAVSKIISRSQIIVKEGGKNIVISTQDILFAKKEDQYLTLYLKYSEKLIRSSVQDFLDQLNSTSFLQVHRSYVINKNHITSFNSKEITIKNSSIPISKRFVKDVLEEIA, encoded by the coding sequence ATGCCGCATAAAATAAAAGTCTATCTCTTAGAAGACGAAATAATAACTCAAGAATTATTAAAGAGAAACTTGGAAAAATTACAATTTGAAGTTTGTGGAATGGCTACAAATGCAGAAACTGCGTTACAAGAAATCCAATTACTACAACCAGATATTGCTATTTTAGACATCAGAGTACATGGAGAAAAAACCGGTGTTTGGTTAGGGAATCAATTAACTATACCTTTCCTATATTTGACTGCCTTTCACGATACAAAAACTATTAAAAATGCAATTACTACAAAACCAAGCAGCTATTTAGTAAAACCTTTTAATACGAATGATCTCTATATTGCTTTAGAGTTAGCAGTCAGTAAAATAATAAGCAGGTCGCAAATAATTGTAAAAGAGGGAGGTAAAAACATCGTGATTTCAACTCAGGATATTTTATTTGCAAAAAAAGAAGATCAGTACCTAACGCTTTATTTGAAATACTCTGAAAAGTTAATTCGTTCTAGTGTTCAAGATTTTTTAGATCAGTTGAATTCTACTTCTTTTTTACAAGTACACCGCTCTTATGTCATCAATAAAAATCACATCACCTCTTTTAATAGTAAAGAAATTACAATTAAAAACAGCAGTATTCCCATATCCAAGCGTTTTGTTAAGGACGTTTTAGAAGAGATTGCCTAA
- a CDS encoding histidine kinase dimerization/phosphoacceptor domain -containing protein: MKKLLLLIFIYSTALYSQKESSILINKSTFSSNDGYLISRPYHTIYDNSGWLWVLGENKLSNEYVFGEKEIIIQRFDGSNFFTLKIPETPGKKIKEGHFFKHKKKGLYLKLYYRVARAELFFIDTETLEMRAVDAYNDLDKKYIISEEYYVEDDTRLIITSKNKFYSAEINQLKVKLIDSIPFDKPVAEPFLAFTRTTEEYSIVKLLFEKDGLLLDKNGKITSKLTEANFIDKDGKHFFPSTIHNVFKVNDDYYCYFDDYKNLFSYHKKEKRFVEIPYTGKDNEINKLLHITKDGNHAFTKEIVSDYSDYKLYDFNNFQADLITKIEIKNFSEVYFKEFSKDLVVTNGNNLTIYNLRESNIKTFLKGKSIRSIKKLGKNSYIVATDSEGFFIIDTKNNTERQIKFMNKGVEVPINYSRDIFMEDNNTIITGDIDYLYTIDSNFNLIDHKKRAILGEEIIKVKDTIFTANQNGTISKQGVNDDKYILIKNTEPVKIREFATDGTTLYATSSQGIFEYISGSFQTYEFENEDTDNLLSINYLENYGVLVSTKFGEIYKFDTTTKKLNLFYEDELNASIVGMIADDNNNLWLNTYAGIVSLNQSTKEMLRYTTADGVYELEGNRFSTYKDDEGNILMGSFKGLSFFNPTDLDENNLEVQPQFTSISFFNSEKDRWEINTSPSFLKSAKEITLPSEYRRFSTTISVFGEANPQDIKYRYRLLSNESNSDWFNSYPGKELLYANLAAGTYTLQIEALDASKNKIGDAIELRVISEEFFYKSWWFIGLLVLITTGVLVYVFYQYKLKQNLFAKNEISSNEAKIKSTMMLEIHHRIKNNLQIVSGLLGLQMADSDNEELILKLQDSQSRIESIAGIHNLLYNSENLEVIRMKENVENIVAYYKSLFPTEITYHLDIDTSILSIDEITPLSLLLNELINNSLKHAFSKIAQPEIFIAFKKSGNEYLFTYYDNGNFKKREDQKESMGMNIVEMMGSQLKGEIKIENTTNFKLTLVFPDAA; this comes from the coding sequence TTGAAAAAACTCCTTCTTCTAATTTTTATTTACAGTACGGCGCTCTACTCGCAAAAGGAAAGTTCTATATTGATAAATAAAAGTACGTTTTCATCCAATGACGGTTATTTAATTTCGAGACCTTATCATACTATTTATGATAACAGCGGCTGGCTATGGGTTCTCGGAGAGAACAAACTTTCCAACGAATATGTTTTTGGAGAAAAAGAAATTATAATACAGCGATTTGATGGTTCTAATTTTTTTACCTTAAAAATTCCTGAAACCCCAGGAAAAAAAATCAAGGAAGGACACTTTTTCAAACATAAGAAAAAAGGTCTTTATTTGAAATTATACTATAGGGTTGCAAGAGCAGAATTGTTTTTTATCGATACAGAAACCTTAGAAATGAGAGCCGTTGATGCTTACAACGACTTAGATAAAAAGTATATCATTTCTGAAGAATATTATGTGGAGGACGATACCAGACTCATAATCACTTCAAAAAATAAATTTTATAGTGCAGAGATCAATCAGCTAAAAGTAAAACTAATCGATTCCATTCCTTTTGATAAGCCAGTTGCCGAACCTTTTTTGGCATTTACAAGAACAACAGAGGAATACTCAATTGTCAAATTATTGTTTGAAAAGGATGGCCTTTTATTGGATAAAAATGGAAAAATAACAAGTAAACTAACGGAAGCTAATTTTATCGATAAGGATGGGAAGCACTTTTTTCCGAGTACGATACACAATGTATTTAAGGTTAACGATGACTATTACTGCTATTTTGATGATTATAAGAATTTGTTTAGCTACCATAAAAAAGAGAAGCGTTTTGTAGAAATACCATACACAGGAAAAGACAATGAAATAAATAAGTTATTGCACATCACAAAAGATGGTAACCATGCTTTTACCAAGGAAATCGTGAGCGATTATAGCGATTACAAACTTTATGATTTCAATAATTTTCAGGCCGATCTCATCACCAAAATTGAAATTAAGAATTTCTCTGAAGTGTATTTTAAAGAATTTAGCAAAGATCTAGTGGTTACCAATGGAAACAACTTGACCATTTATAATTTAAGAGAAAGCAACATCAAAACCTTTTTAAAAGGCAAAAGTATACGGTCCATAAAAAAGCTAGGTAAAAACTCCTATATAGTCGCAACAGATAGTGAAGGCTTTTTCATCATAGACACTAAAAATAATACGGAGCGTCAAATAAAATTTATGAACAAGGGCGTGGAAGTACCCATCAACTACTCTCGAGATATTTTTATGGAAGATAACAACACGATAATCACAGGAGATATTGATTATCTATACACCATAGACTCAAATTTTAATCTAATTGATCATAAAAAAAGAGCGATTTTAGGAGAGGAAATCATTAAAGTAAAGGACACTATTTTCACGGCAAATCAAAATGGTACTATTTCTAAACAAGGTGTCAATGACGACAAGTATATCTTAATTAAAAATACGGAACCCGTTAAAATAAGAGAATTTGCGACCGATGGCACAACACTCTATGCTACCTCTTCTCAAGGGATTTTTGAATATATAAGTGGCAGTTTTCAAACCTATGAATTTGAAAATGAAGATACGGACAATTTACTATCTATCAACTACTTAGAAAATTACGGAGTTTTGGTTTCTACAAAATTTGGTGAGATATACAAATTTGATACCACCACAAAAAAACTAAATCTTTTCTATGAAGATGAGTTAAATGCATCAATTGTAGGTATGATAGCAGATGATAACAATAATTTATGGCTGAACACCTATGCCGGAATTGTTTCTTTAAATCAGTCGACAAAAGAAATGCTTAGATATACTACAGCAGACGGCGTTTACGAATTGGAAGGTAATAGATTTAGCACCTATAAAGATGATGAAGGGAATATATTAATGGGAAGTTTTAAAGGCCTTAGCTTTTTTAACCCAACTGACTTAGATGAAAATAACTTAGAGGTACAGCCACAATTTACGTCCATATCATTTTTTAATTCAGAAAAGGACAGGTGGGAAATCAATACTTCCCCAAGTTTTTTAAAAAGCGCTAAAGAAATCACATTACCATCAGAGTACAGAAGGTTCTCTACCACTATTTCTGTATTTGGAGAGGCAAATCCTCAGGATATAAAATACAGGTATCGTTTGTTAAGCAATGAAAGTAATTCAGACTGGTTTAACAGCTATCCAGGAAAAGAGTTGTTATATGCAAATCTAGCAGCAGGAACCTATACGTTGCAAATAGAAGCATTAGACGCGTCAAAAAACAAAATAGGAGATGCGATAGAACTCCGAGTGATTTCTGAGGAATTTTTTTACAAATCTTGGTGGTTTATAGGACTGTTAGTGTTGATTACCACAGGAGTTTTAGTCTACGTATTCTATCAATATAAACTGAAGCAAAACTTATTTGCCAAAAATGAAATTTCTTCCAATGAAGCCAAAATAAAAAGCACCATGATGTTAGAGATCCATCATAGAATCAAAAACAATCTTCAAATTGTTTCTGGATTATTGGGATTGCAAATGGCCGACAGCGATAATGAGGAATTAATCCTCAAGTTACAAGACAGTCAGAGCAGAATTGAATCTATTGCCGGTATTCATAACCTTTTATATAATTCTGAGAACTTAGAAGTTATTAGAATGAAAGAAAATGTAGAAAACATTGTAGCCTACTACAAATCTTTATTTCCGACTGAGATAACCTATCATTTAGATATAGACACTTCCATTTTAAGCATAGATGAAATTACACCTCTTTCTCTTTTACTTAATGAATTGATCAACAATTCTCTTAAACACGCTTTCTCAAAAATAGCCCAACCAGAAATTTTTATAGCGTTTAAGAAAAGTGGTAATGAGTATCTATTTACATATTATGATAATGGTAACTTCAAAAAACGAGAAGACCAAAAAGAATCTATGGGAATGAATATTGTCGAGATGATGGGCAGTCAACTCAAGGGAGAAATCAAAATAGAAAACACCACCAATTTTAAATTAACATTAGTTTTTCCAGATGCCGCATAA